Within Cucumis melo cultivar AY chromosome 4, USDA_Cmelo_AY_1.0, whole genome shotgun sequence, the genomic segment gaaaaagacagaGAAAGAGAGAGTGATTATAGTGCCTTGAGTTTAGGAGAAAAACATGAATAAACTAATATCACATCAAAATGAGAGAAATATTGAGAACATCAGAGTAATGTTAAGAAAagcttaaaagaattaaaagttactattTATACCAACAAGGACAAAGCATACTGAAAGAGGATCATGTTGGTTTGCTCTAATAGGTGATGTTTTTGgaaggaagaaaaatgatgggGCTTTCAATTGTTGTAACAGAAACTTCCTTcgaaagttttaaaaaaaatcgaaaTGATGTTATTTCGAAGACTCGACATCACAATGGGGAATACTCCATGCTCCATCTTGTGATGATATATGTTTATGAATCATCTCTTCTTCCACTACTTTCTtgacattgtttataaacaaaacCATCGCTATCCCTTTTACTATAAACTTCAAATTCACAATAGCATCATAGTGGAACCAAAAAAACACTCAAGTTTCACTAATAACCAAAAAGAATTGCTTTAAAAGGAgattttaaatagaaaattgaTAGTAGCTAAAGTAAGAAACATccaaaacaaataacaaaagatGAGAGCTCACCACCCTTTTATAAGCATTTATCTTCCTTAGCTGTCAAAACTATAATAATGATCCATACAAGATATACCCTACTAGctaacttcttcttcttcttctttctctttttttttcttcctttcaaaGTCAACAACATGAAGGGTATGAAATTGGAACCTCAATTAATTGAGACTATCCtcttatttaaattaataaatacatttttcataaaaaaaaatacatcttttgttttaatgttaatttttgaattaatataggattaaagaatttttttttctttcaaatgaaCTGATGTTTTAACTCATACCATGTTTACTTTCTTATACACATAGTTCATTCACGGTCATTTAGAAAATAGATTTCATTTGTTTACGTTTGTTGTTGTTTACTAATGTCATGTAATCATAATGAAACGTAGACATCGATAAACGAAATTCGATTGTAAAAGAAAAGGGTCATCAGTAGACATCGATAAACGAAATTGAATTGTAAAAGAAAAGGGTCATCAATGCAATTATGTTCAATTACTACTTTAGATCAACTACTTTTATTGTTACCATTGTATATACTATTTATGTAAAGGTTATAAAACTATCACATTCATTATTATCTTTATCATAATCATAATTAGGATCAGACAGTAATGGTAACACTAAATATAATGGATAAAAAATTCCAAGTAAAAGTGATAAAAAGCAATTCATTTATATCTACGATGGTAGATATAAAAACAAGGTGTAAAAATACGAAGACCGAGTCAAAACGAAGACCGATGTGTCAGGGAGTGGGGGCCATGAGTGAAACCAATAGAAAAGAGGGAGAGCGACTTTGGGTACAGCTGGCGGAAAGTACGGAGGCTACTAATCAATCATATCTGCCAAGTCACAGTGCCAGCTGTGCTCTATTCTACACTTTTATGATGATGTGTACCATCTCTCAACCGGGCGGCCCCACCCACGTGCCCCTCTTCATTTTTGTGATTTTCCAAAACATCCTCCCTTCTTTCCACGGACTTTTTGGTTCCTTCAAAAAACTAAACCAATGCTCCGCAAACTTATCTTAAACCACATTTTGTTTGTCCCCCATAATCTAATTAGATCAACATTTAATACCTTATTTCTTTATTTAGATACCACTATTCAATCCATTATTAAACTCATTTAACACGAGTTTTTGGATTATAAATTTATTCTAAATGGTAAAACTGTtgaaaataattacaaaaacgTTTTTAATATTAACTTCCTAATTGTTAGAAAAACATCTTAGATATGTTCCCTTACCTTTACCAGAGTGGGGCAAGGTGGAGGTTGATCTTGGTGGGAACACAATGAAATATCCCATTATTTTGTGCATTAATTTGTGTAATTTTTAAGTACTAAGTAAAAATAGTAATTctatttttaacttttgaaaaaaagaaaacaaaacaaataataatcatGGATGATTATTCACTTACATACtttcataaattaaaaatttgcgtatgtttattgattttattagaGTCGATTCTAAATATAGTAAACTAAGttaaaatatttgtaatatatagcaagatagaatataaaattttattatctattataaatattttgtcaaatttaccattttttacCGTTCTCCATTTTATTACTTTCCCCGACAATATCAATTATTCAAAAGCCACTGTCACTATTGAATATAGTACCCACTGAAAaggttttgtttttatttggttCAAACACAAAAACATTTTGGACAAAATGAAActataaaaaaattacatttttattttgttttctttttcttacatAAACATTCAAATACGAAAAACTAcaatttaacttttttattaaaactaattaaaagaACGTTTGTTAAAAAGATGACAAGATCGTATGAGTCAATAAATTTTCCAATGAAAATAATTCACGTCTTTTATCAAAAACTTGAAATTTTGACGAGAAAGGAATTCAATCATTAATAATATCGATAACCTGTAAcaaatcaaaatcaatttctAGTAGGAAATTAGATTCCTTTTATCCTTAATTGAAAAGTTCGAAATCTGTATCAAATAAATTCTTAAATTGAATAATAAAACTACCCTCTAACATGTAGGAGTTGCACAATTTCAATATTTCAATTAATAGCTAGATacaattaattattaatgaATATAATGTACTGAGATGATGCTTAAAAGCTATATCTGAAAAATGGAATCTATATTTCGTGGAAATAAATTTATCccttcacaaaaaaaaaaaaaaccctcaaTAAATATCGAGATATGTCAACATCATGCACTTAATTAGTTTAATTGATAAGTAATTGGATTCAAATCTCAttaacatagtttatttattgtTACAAAATCAATAAGCTAATCTCAATAAACGAGACATATTTCCAATTtaaaagatttaattttttatatttatgaaataagttaacatttatataaataattGATCTATGCAGCAAATAATAATCAACATCTAATAAATTATTGATTAAGTAAGTAATTTAATTAGAATGAAATTTGGCGAagcaaaaaatattaaattaaccaCGTGGgtaagtttaaaaataaaagaaaaatctgGAAGATCGAAATTTACCGGCAACCGGCTACAGAAGAAGCTGTAGAAGGTCAAGTTTATTTCCATATAAAAGCATAGGCGGAGAATCGGATTCGTCATATCAACAAAAGAGAAAAGTATCACTTCCACTCTTAGAACTCAAACCATGCCGTTTCAAAGGATAGTTATCGCCGTGGGTCGGCCGGAGGAGGCCACCCATCCTGCCGCCCTGAAGGCCGCTTTGGCCGAGTTTATTTCTACTCTTATCTTCGTTTTTGCCGGCCAAGGTTCCGGTCTGGCTTTCTCTAAGCTCACTCATAATTCACCCACCACTCCGATTGGTCTCATCATCGCCTCCATAGCTCATGGCTTTGCCCTTTTTGTCGGTGTCTCCACCGCCGCAAACATCTCCGGTGGACACCTTAACCCCGCCGTGACTTTCGGGGCCTTGCTCGGCGGTAACATCACTATCCTTCGCGGTATTCTTTATTGGATCGCTCAGCTCCTCGGCGCCGTCGTCGCTAACTTGTTGCTCAAGTTCGTCATCGTCGACGTGGTGAGTTATATTATAAATACATCTAATTCGTTTCGTTTACTATTATgctaaaaatataatttaatttaaatgatTGGTTAACTAACTAAATCAATAGGATGTTTTCAAAACCGATATTTATAAGTATACTGAAACTTATCCTATGATGTGATAAAagtgaaaattttcaatatttataaaattttattatttaatataatttcttttaatttttttcgaaggaaataaatttatttattttttctttcttttaatgtATGAGGTTTTTAGTATGTTTTCTTCTTggatttaaataatattttgctTTTGTTTATGAACTTTGAGTTTATGTTTCTGTTTGGCTATAGTTTTTTATGTGTAATTTTTTTCTTAGATGTTTACTTGTAGAAATATGTAttcatttaa encodes:
- the TIP1-2 gene encoding aquaporin TIP1-2 (The RefSeq protein has 1 substitution compared to this genomic sequence) — translated: MPFQRIVIAVGRPEEATHPAALKAALAEFISTLIFVFAGQGSGLAFSKLTHNSPTTPAGLIIASIAHGFALFVGVSTAANISGGHLNPAVTFGALLGGNITILRGILYWIAQLLGAVVANLLLKFVIVDVAITGFLPTAGVGIWEAFVFEIVMTFGLVYTVYATAIDPKRGELGVIAPIAIGLIVGANILVGGPFTGASMNPAVAFGPAVISWSWVNHWIYWAGPLIGGGLAGIVYELFFIGFTHEPLPTAEY